From the genome of Setaria viridis chromosome 1, Setaria_viridis_v4.0, whole genome shotgun sequence:
ACCACCAATGTCTCCGACGAACACTTGAGTCCCCTGTCGTCGCCTTCCATATCCTTCGACTCTGTTTCCGCATCCgatgcctccacctcctcctcagtGGTCTCGGATGGCTCCTCCAGGTCCGAACCCGTCGTTTCCAAGAAACCCCGCCTCCCCGTGCGCTCGTGGCTAGCCTCCGACGAGATCGCGCTTCTCGAGGCCGTCTCGGAGCACCGCCAGAAGCACGGCCGACTGCCGTCGCCCAACCACCTCGCCGCGGCGCTCCGCGGCCGCCTTCGCGCGGAGGACCGCCTGAGCGCCGATGAGATCTCCAGGAGGCTGCGCGCACTCCGCTCCCGGTACGATAATGCTGTGCTCCGCATGTCCCGCGGCACCATCCCAGTGAAGGACGACGATGTCACGATCTACAAGCTCTCCAAGCTCATCTGGGAGGGCACGCGCAAGGGAAAGAGGGAAAAGAAGACCCGTGCGGCCGACGTGCGCAAGGACCCAAGGGAGTTCGGCGAGTTGACAGGGCTGTACCCTTGCCTCTCAGCAGAGGTTGAGGCGATTGACACAGGGAGCGGCGCTGCAGCCGCCGGGTTGCTGAAGAGGGCGTTTGAGCGCATCGGCGATGACACGGCGGCACGGCTGGAGGCGAAGGTGAAGATGCAGCGGGTGGCAGAGGCCAGGGCGAGCGCAAAGCTTGACCAGCTGAGGACGAATGTCGCCAAGGTGCTTCTCCAGTTGATTGAATGAATGGTGATTTCTCAATCTTCTTTCTGTTGGTTGGTACATGAATTGCTGTAGGAAGACTTAAGCTTGGCTCATTGGCAACATTATCAGATTCCTTCTTGCAAAGTTTGAGGGCAATATAAAATACAAAATTCAGAAATGTCATGTAGCGAATTGAGACCCAAATCTTGAAATTTCTCGTTTTGTACCCTACCATTGTCTGAGCTGAGAATCAGTTGCCTGCAGGAAAAATAATTTTCCCACAGCATCAGAATTTGAAGTATGAAACTAACATTTCAAGATCTATCCTTTCATTCTCACTCTGCATCAATTGTCACTTATTCTGCAAACTGTTCACCATCTTATGGATTGGTGGTTTCAAGCTGCCAACACGCATGACACCTTCTTATAATAGTTAATTGTATGCATGACACACAACTTGTGGCCAAAACATTCACAAAGCCTATATATTGCAAATGCAAAGTGTACTGATATTTCAGGCATGCTGCATTTTGCATCAATCAATTTTGATTATCATTTAGCGTTAGGGCAGTGTTTGGGAGGGCTTCTGCTCCCAGATTACCATCTAGAGCAGCTGGAGTTCATCCAACTACCCACAGCTCTGAAGAAACGGTATGAAAGAAGAATGGTCCAGAGACACAAGTTAACTAGAGAAGTGGAGCAGGGTTGGGCAGCTGCACAAGCCTGCATAAGGAGTTATCCAAAATGATCTGCTTTGATCCCTTTTTTATGTTGCCTCACATCCTGGGAGGCTGCGCCCGCCTGTATTGCCCATGTTTTGGATGCCTCTGTTGAAGATGCTGCTATACCCTATTCCTTTCCACCATCTCGTCAAGGTGATGCCCCATATCATATGGCAGTGTAGGTCCTGGTTACTATGTGGTAATATGTGGTTTGGTTTGATCCATGACAAATTGAATCATGAACTTAAATGGATGCCAGTATTTGTGATTAATGTAATGTACTTGACTGCTTTTGCACTAGTACACCCGTCAGGCCGCCACACATATTTGAGATTGGAGACTGGAGTGAATGACTCAGTGAAAATCAATACATGAACATGAAGTGTCAAATGTATAGGAATTCGAAAGGAGATTTTGCATTGCATGGATGTGTTAAAATTTGGAAAGCCAAACATCTCATTCGGTTGATGTTGCAACAGAAGATTTGGCATTTTTGGTGTTGATGTGGTGTCAAAGATACCTGCAGATTAGGCATAGTCGCAGGTTTTTTCGGACATGGATATTCCTCATGTGGCTGTGGCCACACGAGTTATCTAGTCCATCGGTACATTTCCTTGCTTCGAGATTCATGAAAGCCAGGGATTCTGGGAATGAATTCGCGTTGTTGCTCCTTCCCTTGTTCTCCCTGCCGCAGAAAGTGGACTGGTTGTCCTTCCCTTCTTCTCCCTTGGCGGCAACGGAGGTGACGGCGGAGACACCTCCTCCAAGCTGCAGTGTGCTGACGGCTTGGCGACCTCGAGTGACGGCTGTCCGACCTAGGCAGGCGGCAGTTGTGTTCCAAGCGCCTCCGATGCTGGTCATTGTGCTGGGGATTCAGATCCCGTGCGCCTGGAACCAAGGAGTTGGGGCTTACGGCGTGGGATTGAAGCTCCGCGAACCGGCGTGGTGCCTTCCTTGCTGTGATGATTTAATCATGGGTTGGAGCAGGGGATTAAGGTACATTGCTAATTCGCAGCAGCACGGTGTTCCGCTGAATCAAGGAAATCTTCAGCGGGCTCATTCTTAGATGTTCATGATGTGTCTCTTGCATAAACACTCCACAACTACCAAGGTAATAATCAACAACTGTGTTTTTCTTTAAGATCCTGTACTACTGTCTTGTAAGTGAAGTTTCATGCTTAGATGTTCTCTTGAAAAGCCAATATTATTTTGTCTTCCCAGCTGCAAACATTGGTATGGAGCACTGGCAATTTTGGCTTTTATTTCAGATCTCTACGAAGTTATTGTTAAGCAAGTGAGAACAATGCTACATCTTGCCTCGTTATTGATGCTTACAGGGGCAGTAAACTAGGAATGATGATTACAGGGCCAATAAAATAGGCATAGTAAATTAATTGACTAGTATGTACAATTTCTGGATGCAGCTTGAATTATTAACAATGTATAATTGCTGTTTGTCTTAACCCTTTCAAGGAAGCATAGTGAGAATCACCAAGTAGCACTTTGTTTAACTTTACTTCATTTGATAAATCACCAAGTAACACTTTCATATCAGTGTTTAGTCCATAAATGAATTGTGAAGTTCATGTCATTGGTTAATAGGCCAACTAAACTAAGTAATCCTAGACTTGCCCTTTACATGACAGCTCTACTATGCTGCTGATTGTTGTTTTCCTAATTGAGATTACAATATGATGTCATTGTAATTCAGTAAATTTTCTGATGTTATCTCCAGTGTTGTATGGTCTCACGGTGATGAACTACATGCTGATGTTTGGTTTTCCAACTGTTCAGGTATAGGTTGTTCTTACCAACAACTGTTGTATGGTGTGGCGCATGGAAATTTGCCATTTAGTATTCCAGAAGAGCAAAATCCAGTGACAAATACTAATGGTGGAGATGCAATTGGACCAGATTCAGACAATGCAAGTCCGTCTATTGACACTGCTAATAACGAAACCGATGAACGGCACATGGACATTGGCTACCTGGAAAGTGAAGAATGCATGCCAGATACTGATGGAGAATCTTACTGGGATTGAAACAGATGACTGGGATGTATTCTATTCCACTAGTGAACTAGTGAAAGTTGGAGAAAATAAAGGACCTGGACAAGTGAATCATGCGTGTAGTAATGATTCAGGTGTTGGCAATGCTGTGGAAAATAGTACCATCATTCCAAGGGGCGAAGAAAGTAACACGGGAGGATGGAAAAAAAGGTCAGTACTTATTCCAAGGGGCGAAGAAAGGAAGTTGGGTCCTCAACAACGAGGGCTATCAAACAATGAGAGAAGTTGTTTGCCAGAGACAGGTACTGGGTATGGTTAGGAATGTACTGGTAACATTTATTTGACCAGTTCAATAAATTTAGATCAGAATCATTTTTAACCTGCTACTGGCCTTGTGCAGGGCTTCGACAAAAGGACCAAGAGCAAGACAAAAGGCTGTCACTGCAAGGCGATGAGTAGGCTGCACCGTACAGAAGATGATGGTTGGTTCATTTCAACATATGTGAAGGAGCACAACCATGAGTTTTCAGAAACAGATGGCAGAGAAACGGGAATGGAATTCACATAAGAAGATAGAGCAAACAACAAGGGACATGGTCAAATATTTACAGAGTGCTATGTTTGGATTGGGCCAGCTATTCAATTTGCTTCCATGAATTTATTTATGTATCTACTTTTAAGCTTTTGCTCGAATTTTTGAGCGTGCAAGGACTGGCCAGCACTAGCTTGGGTCTTTGCGCAAGCAACTGCGTGGCAAGGAATGGCTAGCGACGTGGCTTGAGCAGAAGCGGCGGAGCGCGATGCAGGCACGCAGCTGCGTGGGGGCGGCGAGCAGGCACGCAGCTGCGTGGGGGCGGCGAGCAGGCACGCAGAGGAGCTGCAgagattcaaaaaaaaaatgctttcaAACCGTCACCATGTTTGATGAATTTTTTACCCAATTCAAACATGAAGTCGTGGAAAAGTGTTACTAGAACTTACGactgatatatatatatatatatatagggcTACATGTTCTGTATTGAATTTTACTTGAAAAGCTGAAAGAATTGAAAATTAGAAAGATCTGAACTTCGACCAAAACTCTCGAGCTTCAGATCTGCTGCGCGCGCGTTCGCGTCCGGGGGTCATTGGGCTGGACCGGTTGGGCGCACCCAAGTTTGTTCTTGTGCGCTGGAGCATCGCCCATCGGGTTTTCGTTGGGCCGGCAGGCAAGATGCCCGGAGTCCAGAGAAATCTGCCCGCCATTCCCCGGTTCCTCTATCTGCTGCGCCCGACCACGCATGGACCATTTCTGATGCCCTTAGCTGTTTATGCACCTGGCTGGCAAGCTTTGCACGAACTCAACGGACAAATctgaagaacaaacacgttctCTGATAATCTGATTTGGTTGCGCAAACGGTGATATGATTACTATGTATCCATCCTGGAGTTGGACGTCAGAAGGCAACCAGAGCAAATGTAGGGGGAATTAACTGTTACATACTGCAGTGTACAACCTGGTTCAAATCGTCCGGCAGTTTTACATGCACTTGCTGCGAAGAAAACCTCTAATACGATTCATGAATCAACATCACAGAAAAGCTACATTACAAAGCTTAatgaaaaaaagaggaaaagttCAAGTTGGATCGTACAGTAGCAACACCAGCCCTATCGTCGTTTCTGCTCCAGCAATGCCCCACCCAGACCAGAGTCAGGAGCCCCTAGGCCAGAGTCAAGAgcatgagcagcagcagcatgacGGTTGGGGCGAGTCAGTTTCCTTGCGGAACAGCTGCGTGGGACAGCTGCACGGGCACACGCGCCGCATCTACTTCAAGCATCAGATACAACAGCCACAGGAACGCACGCATGATTCTACATGAGCAGCTAGGAGGAGTTTTGGTCATTGGCagtctctttctctttctcttcggATTTATCGCCAGGGGTCGTTCCATCTAGGAAGCGGACAATGACAACTGTGATGTTATCGGAGCTTCCCCTTTTGGAAGCTTCCTGGAGAAGCTTGTCTGCTGCTTCCTGGGGGTCCTGAATGGGCTTGACCATGGCAACAGCTTCCTGGGAAATAGAAATTACATCAGATAGGCAGGCCTAGTGCAGAATATCAGAAGTCTAAACGAAAATATTTCAGTAATATTTTTTGGTACCTCATTAGTGACAACATCCCAGAGTCCATCACTAGCAAGGATGAGGAATTCAAGGGAGCTGTCGACCACCTCCTCCTGGTAGTAACACAAAAAATCGTTTTCAGATGGCTATGACAATTGCTGATGGGATACAACCTACATTTCTAGGCACTTACAAACTCATAATACTTCCTCAATCCATGATATGACTGGAAAATCATCCATAAAATCCATAGAAAACAAATCTAAGGAGACAAACCTTGATTTCCGGGTCAGCAACAACATACTGCTTCAAGAGCTTATCACCAAATGCTCTCGAGACGGCAAGAACGCCACCCACACGCCATGTCCCTACAAAATTCCAATAATTAAACAGTACAAATAACAATAACTGGTGTGTAATAAGGTAGATTCAGAGGAAGCATTACCAGCCCACATAACAAAGCCCCCAGCATCCTCAATTCTTTGTCTCTCATCTGACTGATCAGGTTTGTGATCCCTTGAAACAGCAATCGCTGCAGGTCAAAATGAGAAAAGCATCAGTAAACTGTTGACTATCAAGTGCAATGCGAGTAACTTTGAATCCTGCTAACTATGCATCATGGGGAAATACTTGACCAGGAAAAGATATAGCACATAATAATTTGAAAGCTTCTGATGGAAGTGGAAGCATAGGAACACAAGACACTGAGATATGTTATGTTACAGACAATAACTTACCCTGTCCTCCTTTACAAATAACAGCTCTAGAATCTCCAACATTTGCAACAAGCAAACGATCACCTACTATAATAGCTGTCGAGGCAGTT
Proteins encoded in this window:
- the LOC117845779 gene encoding uncharacterized protein, which translates into the protein MGIPNFQILASPLSTASSDDTTTTNVSDEHLSPLSSPSISFDSVSASDASTSSSVVSDGSSRSEPVVSKKPRLPVRSWLASDEIALLEAVSEHRQKHGRLPSPNHLAAALRGRLRAEDRLSADEISRRLRALRSRYDNAVLRMSRGTIPVKDDDVTIYKLSKLIWEGTRKGKREKKTRAADVRKDPREFGELTGLYPCLSAEVEAIDTGSGAAAAGLLKRAFERIGDDTAARLEAKVKMQRVAEARASAKLDQLRTNVAKVLLQLIE
- the LOC117845774 gene encoding probable protein phosphatase 2C 45, whose translation is MRKGPWGPPPSARLSLLLLLLLLLLLLAGRPASCSCCCRGERAEEVAAPRMGLDGDGPPDAAAAGHISNSANGRFTYGVASSPGKRASMEDFSEARIDDVDGEKVGMFGVYDGHGGVRAAEYVKQHLFSNLIKHPKFITDTKAAIAETYNHTDSEFLKADSSQTRDAGSTASTAIIVGDRLLVANVGDSRAVICKGGQAIAVSRDHKPDQSDERQRIEDAGGFVMWAGTWRVGGVLAVSRAFGDKLLKQYVVADPEIKEEVVDSSLEFLILASDGLWDVVTNEEAVAMVKPIQDPQEAADKLLQEASKRGSSDNITVVIVRFLDGTTPGDKSEEKEKETANDQNSS